A genomic region of Christiangramia sp. OXR-203 contains the following coding sequences:
- a CDS encoding Nif3-like dinuclear metal center hexameric protein yields MLIKEVINIIEEFAPLNYAEDFDNVGLLVGNASEEVKGALITLDTLETTVDEAIAKNCNLIISFHPIIFSGLKKLTGKNYVERTVLKAIKNDIAIYAIHTALDNQHKGVNDMIAEKLGLVNRQILIPRSDSIKKLQTYVPVSDAAKVREALFQAGAGNIGNYENCSFYVQGSGSFKGNEDSNPVVGEKGTIHFEDEIQIGITYKKHLESEILKALFQSHPYEEVAYEIHSLENRNQQLGMGMIGELETPVDGKSFLTQVQDTFKSKGIRHSEILEAPIKKVAVLGGSGAFAIENAKSAGADIFITADLKYHDYYKAEQKLVVADIGHYESEQFTKNLLYSFLSKKISSFALILADTNTNPIHYL; encoded by the coding sequence ATGCTTATTAAAGAAGTAATTAATATTATAGAAGAATTTGCACCGCTTAATTATGCTGAAGATTTCGACAATGTAGGTTTGCTGGTAGGTAACGCTTCCGAAGAAGTTAAAGGAGCACTTATAACTCTAGACACCCTGGAAACTACCGTAGATGAAGCCATTGCTAAAAACTGCAACCTAATCATAAGTTTTCATCCAATCATATTTTCAGGTTTAAAAAAACTAACCGGTAAAAATTATGTGGAGCGTACCGTTCTTAAAGCAATTAAGAATGATATTGCGATCTATGCGATTCACACTGCTCTAGACAATCAGCACAAGGGTGTCAACGATATGATTGCTGAAAAGCTCGGACTGGTGAACAGGCAAATCCTGATCCCTCGTAGCGATAGCATCAAAAAACTGCAAACCTATGTTCCGGTTTCCGACGCTGCTAAGGTGAGAGAAGCTTTATTCCAGGCGGGTGCAGGTAATATTGGAAATTATGAGAATTGCAGTTTTTATGTTCAGGGCTCCGGAAGCTTCAAAGGAAACGAAGATTCAAATCCCGTAGTTGGTGAAAAAGGTACAATTCATTTTGAAGATGAGATACAAATTGGGATTACCTATAAGAAACATCTCGAATCCGAGATATTGAAAGCTTTGTTTCAAAGTCATCCTTACGAGGAAGTTGCCTATGAGATTCACAGTCTTGAAAACAGGAATCAACAGTTAGGAATGGGCATGATCGGGGAACTCGAAACTCCTGTAGACGGGAAAAGTTTCTTAACTCAAGTTCAGGATACATTTAAAAGCAAAGGAATTCGTCACTCTGAAATACTCGAAGCACCTATTAAAAAAGTTGCTGTCCTGGGAGGTAGCGGAGCCTTTGCCATTGAGAATGCCAAAAGCGCTGGTGCAGATATATTTATCACGGCAGATCTAAAATATCACGATTACTACAAAGCCGAGCAAAAGCTGGTCGTCGCAGATATCGGACACTATGAAAGTGAACAGTTTACAAAAAATTTACTATATTCTTTTCTTAGCAAAAAAATTAGTAGTTTTGCACTTATTTTAGCAGATACAAATACCAATCCAATACATTACTTATAA
- the lpxK gene encoding tetraacyldisaccharide 4'-kinase, with the protein MPNPRKLLLPLSIVYKTVTGVRNQLYDQGIFDSMKFDIPVIAVGNLNMGGTGKSPMIEYLINLLSKDAKLATLSRGYKRESSGFQIVEINDAASKSGDEPLQFKNKFPEITVAVDANRVEGINRLNKSGSNLILLDDAFQHRKVEAGFYILLTSYNDLFTEDFVLPAGNLRESRHGARRANVVVVTKCPQDLVKAEQDEIRSKIKTYFNGPVFFSSIIYSEMIFTEKEHMLLKDIEQKDFVLVTGIANPVPMISYLAEMDIELKHFKFPDHHSFSKDEIEKLNTFKRILTTEKDYMRLKNTKLAGKLYYLPIQTRIISDAERFDELILSYAQKK; encoded by the coding sequence ATGCCGAATCCCAGAAAATTGCTTTTGCCATTATCCATAGTTTATAAAACTGTGACTGGAGTTCGAAATCAATTATATGATCAGGGAATTTTCGATTCCATGAAATTTGATATTCCTGTGATCGCGGTTGGCAATTTAAATATGGGAGGTACCGGAAAATCTCCCATGATCGAATATTTAATTAATCTGCTTTCGAAGGATGCTAAGCTTGCGACTTTAAGCAGAGGTTATAAACGTGAGAGTTCAGGGTTCCAGATTGTAGAAATCAATGACGCTGCTAGTAAAAGCGGGGACGAGCCTCTACAGTTTAAGAATAAATTCCCAGAGATCACGGTAGCGGTAGATGCAAATAGGGTAGAAGGTATCAATAGATTAAATAAGTCCGGTTCCAATCTTATTTTGCTGGATGATGCTTTTCAACATCGAAAAGTTGAGGCGGGATTTTATATTCTACTTACTTCTTACAATGACCTATTCACGGAAGACTTTGTACTCCCGGCAGGTAATCTTAGAGAGTCACGGCACGGTGCGCGTAGGGCGAATGTTGTGGTGGTAACTAAATGTCCGCAGGATCTTGTTAAGGCTGAACAGGATGAGATCCGATCAAAGATCAAAACTTATTTCAATGGTCCTGTTTTCTTCAGTAGTATCATATATTCTGAAATGATCTTCACAGAGAAAGAGCATATGCTTCTGAAAGATATCGAACAGAAAGATTTCGTGCTTGTTACGGGGATTGCCAATCCCGTTCCAATGATTTCATACCTGGCTGAAATGGATATTGAACTGAAGCATTTTAAGTTTCCAGATCATCATAGTTTTTCCAAGGATGAAATTGAAAAGCTAAACACTTTCAAAAGGATACTAACAACAGAGAAAGATTATATGCGTTTGAAAAATACTAAACTTGCCGGCAAGCTTTACTATCTACCTATTCAAACCAGAATAATTTCTGATGCTGAAAGATTTGATGAACTTATTTTAAGTTACGCACAAAAAAAATGA
- the msrA gene encoding peptide-methionine (S)-S-oxide reductase MsrA, producing the protein MKLLFINFVSLVLLACGNQNTQQTVTKPEIANATPVEVEMQDGMKKAYFASGCFWCVEAIYESIEGVDEVISGYSGGHTKNPTYEESNTGRTGHAEAVEVIYDPEVVDFRTLVQVFFGSQNPTQVNGQGPDNGSQYRSIIFFQTEEQKNIINEVKTEVAKNYQKPLAAEILPFQKFWVAEDYHQNYEKNNPQNPYIQNVSIPRLNRFKEKFPNILKEDAH; encoded by the coding sequence ATGAAGCTATTATTTATTAATTTCGTAAGCCTCGTACTTCTGGCTTGTGGAAATCAAAACACACAGCAAACTGTGACTAAACCTGAAATTGCAAATGCTACTCCGGTAGAAGTTGAGATGCAGGACGGGATGAAAAAGGCTTATTTCGCCAGCGGTTGTTTCTGGTGTGTTGAAGCTATTTATGAAAGTATTGAAGGAGTGGATGAAGTGATAAGTGGTTACTCGGGCGGACATACCAAGAATCCCACCTATGAAGAAAGCAATACTGGTAGAACAGGTCATGCAGAAGCAGTAGAAGTGATTTATGATCCTGAAGTTGTAGATTTCAGAACCTTGGTTCAGGTGTTCTTTGGCTCTCAAAACCCAACGCAGGTGAATGGGCAGGGACCAGATAATGGATCACAATACCGTTCGATCATATTCTTTCAAACAGAAGAACAAAAAAATATTATAAATGAAGTAAAGACTGAAGTTGCAAAAAATTATCAGAAACCACTAGCTGCAGAAATCCTCCCTTTTCAAAAATTCTGGGTAGCGGAAGATTACCATCAAAATTACGAGAAAAACAATCCTCAGAATCCATACATTCAAAATGTATCGATTCCAAGACTGAATCGATTTAAGGAGAAGTTCCCGAACATTCTTAAGGAGGATGCACATTAA
- a CDS encoding alkene reductase encodes MEKQALLQSYQMGDLNLKNRVIMAPMTRSRAENDANAPTDMHVTYYTQRAGAGLIISEGSQVSSRAVGYINTAGIHSPEQVEGWKKVTEAVHKEGGKIFIQLWHVGRISHPKFHNGDKPLAPSAVNPNADVYTPDGQEKTVDPKAMSLQEIQETVQEFKSAAQNAKDAGFDGVEIHSSNGYLIHQFFNKNANQRTDEYGGSIPNRARFFFEVLDAINEVWPENRIGCRFNPSLHKIFGIVASEESIETFDYIMEKLNAYDLAYVHLSEPFSDVSDVPYLITDIAKHYRKIYKGTLMINAGFDRESGNKVIEEGNADLVSYAKWYISNPDLVKRFENKWPLAEYNEDTFYTPGKEGYIDYPAYEEQQES; translated from the coding sequence ATGGAAAAACAAGCTTTACTACAATCCTACCAAATGGGAGACCTGAATTTAAAGAATCGTGTAATCATGGCGCCAATGACCAGAAGCCGTGCCGAGAATGATGCAAATGCTCCTACAGATATGCATGTGACTTATTACACACAGCGTGCAGGTGCCGGTTTAATTATTTCTGAAGGTTCTCAGGTATCATCCCGGGCTGTTGGGTATATAAATACTGCTGGAATTCATTCTCCGGAACAGGTGGAAGGATGGAAGAAGGTTACTGAAGCAGTTCATAAGGAAGGTGGAAAAATCTTTATTCAGCTATGGCATGTTGGTAGAATTTCACATCCTAAATTTCATAACGGAGACAAGCCACTTGCTCCCAGTGCTGTAAATCCGAATGCAGATGTATACACACCAGATGGCCAGGAAAAAACCGTTGACCCAAAAGCAATGAGTCTACAGGAGATTCAGGAAACTGTGCAGGAGTTTAAATCTGCAGCTCAGAATGCCAAAGATGCTGGCTTTGACGGAGTTGAAATTCACTCTTCCAATGGTTACCTTATACACCAGTTCTTCAATAAAAATGCTAACCAACGTACCGATGAATATGGAGGAAGCATTCCAAACAGAGCAAGATTCTTTTTTGAAGTTCTGGATGCTATCAATGAAGTATGGCCTGAAAACAGAATTGGTTGCAGATTCAATCCTTCTCTTCATAAAATCTTCGGAATTGTAGCTTCAGAAGAAAGCATTGAAACCTTTGATTACATCATGGAGAAACTTAATGCTTATGACCTGGCTTATGTTCACCTTTCAGAACCATTCTCAGATGTTAGCGACGTGCCTTATCTTATAACTGATATTGCGAAACACTATCGAAAGATCTACAAAGGAACTTTGATGATCAATGCTGGTTTCGACCGAGAATCTGGAAACAAAGTTATCGAAGAAGGGAATGCAGACCTTGTGAGTTATGCAAAATGGTACATTTCCAATCCAGATCTTGTAAAAAGATTTGAAAATAAATGGCCTCTGGCCGAATATAACGAGGATACTTTTTATACGCCTGGGAAGGAAGGATACATTGATTACCCTGCTTACGAAGAGCAACAGGAATCCTAA
- a CDS encoding DUF2256 domain-containing protein has product MANKTVKKSDLPQKICPVCERPFSWRKKWEKDWEQVRYCSDKCRKNK; this is encoded by the coding sequence ATGGCGAATAAAACGGTTAAGAAATCTGATTTACCTCAAAAGATCTGCCCGGTTTGCGAACGTCCTTTCTCGTGGCGTAAGAAGTGGGAGAAAGATTGGGAACAGGTACGTTATTGCAGTGATAAATGCAGAAAAAACAAATAA
- a CDS encoding flavin reductase family protein: MKHIKASDIEEMEKIYRLNLVNSCTGYKSANLIATRSKSGNPNVAVFSSVTHIGSNPAMLGFVTRPLSVARNTYNNIRDTEYFTVNHIKDKMIEQAHQTAAKYEEEISEFNKTGLDEEYLDGFNAPYVKQSEVKLGCKYINEYHIKENDTVLMVASIEHIYYDEGIQMPDGWLRLDDAGTVAVNGLDGYSLPSLLDRFHYARPGQEVKSFFSKDGE, encoded by the coding sequence ATGAAACATATCAAAGCCTCAGACATTGAGGAAATGGAAAAAATCTATCGCCTTAACCTTGTAAACAGTTGTACAGGATATAAATCTGCGAATCTTATAGCTACCAGATCTAAATCTGGGAATCCCAATGTAGCCGTATTTAGCTCGGTAACTCATATTGGCAGCAATCCCGCAATGCTTGGGTTCGTGACCAGGCCACTGAGTGTTGCGCGAAATACTTATAATAACATTCGGGATACTGAGTACTTCACCGTAAATCATATCAAGGATAAAATGATCGAGCAGGCTCATCAAACTGCTGCAAAGTATGAGGAGGAAATTTCAGAATTCAATAAAACAGGTCTGGATGAGGAATATCTCGATGGGTTCAACGCTCCATATGTCAAGCAATCTGAAGTAAAGCTAGGATGTAAATATATCAATGAATATCATATCAAGGAAAATGACACTGTACTTATGGTTGCATCCATTGAACATATTTATTATGATGAGGGTATTCAAATGCCAGATGGATGGTTAAGATTGGACGACGCTGGTACAGTAGCAGTAAATGGTCTGGATGGCTATTCCCTGCCAAGCCTGCTTGACAGATTTCATTATGCCCGCCCGGGCCAGGAGGTTAAATCTTTCTTTAGTAAGGATGGCGAATAA
- a CDS encoding zinc ribbon domain-containing protein: protein MAKKNDVTVEEKLRSLYDLQLVDSRIDEIRNVRGELPLEVEDLEDEVAGLNRRLEKLDADIEVIDNDIKNKKNQIEESKTTIKKYSEQQKNVRNNREFNALSKEVEFQELEIELSEKHINEYKVKIEQKKEVIAQTKEKLAEREAHLKHKKSELDEILKETEKEEQALIDKSKEYEKNIEDRLVTAYKRIRTNVKNGLAVVPVERGASGGSFFTIPPQVIMEIAGRKKIITDEHSGRILVDEELAKEEQEKMESMFKKF from the coding sequence ATGGCGAAAAAAAACGATGTTACTGTAGAAGAGAAGTTAAGATCACTGTACGATCTTCAATTGGTGGATTCACGAATTGATGAGATTAGAAATGTACGTGGAGAACTTCCTCTTGAAGTTGAAGATCTTGAAGATGAAGTAGCAGGTTTGAACAGACGCCTGGAAAAACTGGATGCGGATATCGAAGTGATTGATAATGATATCAAGAACAAGAAGAACCAGATAGAGGAGTCTAAGACGACGATCAAAAAATATTCTGAGCAACAAAAGAATGTTCGAAATAACCGTGAATTCAATGCTTTAAGTAAAGAAGTTGAATTCCAGGAACTTGAAATAGAGCTTTCAGAAAAGCATATTAATGAGTACAAGGTGAAGATCGAGCAGAAAAAAGAAGTTATTGCTCAAACAAAAGAGAAACTAGCTGAAAGAGAAGCTCACCTTAAGCATAAGAAGAGCGAACTTGACGAAATTTTGAAGGAAACTGAGAAAGAAGAGCAAGCACTTATAGACAAATCTAAGGAATACGAAAAGAACATTGAAGACAGGCTTGTTACTGCTTACAAAAGAATTCGTACAAATGTAAAGAATGGCTTAGCAGTAGTTCCTGTAGAAAGAGGAGCATCTGGAGGATCTTTCTTCACTATTCCACCACAGGTGATCATGGAAATTGCTGGTCGTAAAAAGATCATCACAGATGAGCACAGTGGTAGAATTCTGGTAGATGAAGAACTAGCTAAAGAAGAGCAGGAAAAAATGGAGTCTATGTTCAAGAAGTTCTAA
- a CDS encoding NAD(P)/FAD-dependent oxidoreductase, which produces MQNQKEVAIVGSGLVGSLLAIFLRKQGHKVTIFDRRPDVRLVEFSGRSINLAMSNRGWKALREAGIEDEIRKLALPLDKRAMHVDDKPVYFQKYGEDGEAIYSISRGILNRKMIDLAEEAGAEFRFEEKIWDVDLPNAKLYTGESEKSVWKEYQFDLIFGADGAFSRTRHKMQRQSRFNYSQHFIDVGYKELTIPANPDGSHKLDNASFHIWPRGNFMLIAMPNLDGSFTCTLFMPFEGDISFESIQTEQQADQFFEQYFPDIKDEISNLKRDFFKNPTSAMVTIKCYPWSYFDKITLVGDSAHAIVPFYGQGMNAGFEDISVLNQKMNQHGDNWEIIFEEYQRERKPNTDAIAELSYRNFVEMSSKTADPSFLLRKKIEKKFAQKYPELWVPLYSRVTFSDKAYSDALDIGDYQRGIMDEVMKIPGIEETWDSEEVELKIKDLLNK; this is translated from the coding sequence ATGCAAAATCAAAAAGAAGTAGCTATTGTAGGATCCGGACTCGTGGGATCTTTATTAGCCATTTTTCTTAGAAAACAAGGTCACAAAGTAACTATTTTCGATAGACGTCCCGATGTTCGTCTGGTAGAATTTTCTGGAAGATCTATAAACCTGGCTATGTCCAATCGCGGCTGGAAAGCTTTAAGAGAAGCTGGAATAGAAGATGAGATCAGGAAGCTGGCATTACCGCTGGATAAACGGGCAATGCATGTAGATGACAAACCAGTTTACTTCCAGAAGTACGGAGAAGATGGGGAAGCGATTTATTCGATTTCCAGAGGAATTCTTAATCGTAAAATGATAGATCTTGCTGAAGAAGCTGGGGCAGAATTCAGGTTTGAAGAGAAGATCTGGGATGTGGATTTGCCTAATGCAAAGTTGTATACAGGTGAATCTGAAAAAAGCGTCTGGAAAGAATATCAGTTCGATCTTATTTTTGGAGCAGATGGCGCGTTTTCAAGAACTCGTCACAAGATGCAGAGACAGAGCAGGTTCAATTATTCCCAACATTTTATTGATGTAGGATATAAAGAACTAACTATTCCGGCTAATCCCGATGGTTCCCATAAACTAGATAATGCTTCTTTCCATATCTGGCCTCGAGGTAATTTTATGTTGATCGCAATGCCTAATCTGGATGGAAGTTTTACCTGTACGCTTTTCATGCCTTTTGAAGGAGATATTTCTTTTGAAAGTATACAGACAGAACAACAGGCAGATCAGTTCTTCGAACAGTATTTTCCAGATATAAAGGACGAAATATCGAATTTAAAGCGGGATTTTTTCAAAAATCCTACCAGTGCAATGGTTACTATCAAATGTTATCCATGGTCTTATTTTGATAAGATCACTCTAGTGGGAGATTCGGCTCATGCAATCGTTCCATTTTACGGGCAGGGAATGAATGCGGGATTTGAAGATATTTCAGTTCTAAATCAAAAGATGAATCAGCATGGTGATAACTGGGAAATTATCTTCGAAGAATATCAAAGAGAGCGAAAACCTAATACAGATGCGATCGCAGAATTGAGTTACCGTAATTTTGTCGAAATGAGTAGTAAGACGGCAGATCCATCATTTTTACTGCGGAAGAAAATAGAAAAGAAGTTCGCTCAGAAATATCCTGAATTATGGGTGCCTTTGTACTCACGGGTAACATTTTCAGACAAAGCTTATTCAGATGCGTTGGATATCGGAGATTACCAGAGAGGAATCATGGATGAGGTCATGAAGATTCCTGGAATTGAAGAAACCTGGGATTCTGAAGAGGTCGAACTCAAGATCAAAGATTTACTTAACAAATAA